One genomic region from Cucumis melo cultivar AY chromosome 9, USDA_Cmelo_AY_1.0, whole genome shotgun sequence encodes:
- the LOC103498169 gene encoding serine/threonine-protein phosphatase 7-like isoform X6: MRLREISHRIVNERDSRVTRNDVISAMCFYINRLAGKCKDIVDIMNKMSYKDLDDQQMQQLSRLKELLCGIVDGAKDVETEPSRIVEQGMVSDIWMTESLEVEPIDSCNDDIPLGETQIVAIEDKQAVAEARLANQYCDMSHVKHSISWPPNGSLTLEWVVEMMKTLELSSRNYTPSEFQLIMPVSVVDSILNVAASILHKEPNCLEIDCHGEVSNVVIVGDIHGHYHDLLHLFELANFPSESQYYVFNGNYVDRGAWGLEVFLVLLAWKILMPDRVYLLRGNHETRFCTSSYGFEKEVRTKYGEQGEKVYHRCLETFKELPLAAIIAGKVYTTHGGLFRKPCNPDVQNDKETRTRKLEIGSLQDLSKLERFFVDIPTKDEDPNIILADVLWSNPSKVDGLRENQARGVGLLWGPDFTEAFLKLSNLKLIIRSHEGPDSRDGKIDFDDMIMGYSTDHDIESGKLYTLFSAPDFPQFGQKSYCNEGAYATLKHPDFETPSFHTFKAVDKPKIDICYFGCEGHDLDLDLTLMALADAVSSNNSSPIEIHSGVDFEALGILNPPSWSITLTDDATGTQNVPIPKAPVVEGLPLPPSIEEPHKAAYEYFLELIAGLKFMLQTTENKNKIHISHRKRKKCN; encoded by the exons ATGAGGCTGAGGGAAATTTCTCATCGGATTGTTAATGAGCGTGATTCAAGG GTGACAAGAAATGATGTGATTAGTGCTATGTGCTTTTACATCAACAGGCTG GCAGGTAAGTGCAAGGATATTGTTGACATTATGAATAAGATGTCCTATAAAGACTTGGATGACCAGCAGATGCAACAGCTATCGAGATTGAAAGAGCTTCTTTGTGGGATTGTTGATGGAGCCAAAGATGTGGAAACTGAACCTTCCCGTATAGTTGAACAG GGCATGGTAAGTGATATCTGGATGACAGAGAGTTTGGAAGTTGAGCCAATCGATTCCTGCAATGATGACATACCACTCGGAGAGACACAAATTGTAGCGATTGAAGATAAACAGGCAGTAGCTGAAGCTAGGCTCGCGAATCAATATTGTGACATGTCGCATGTTAAACACTCTATCAGTTGGCCTCCAAATGGTAGCTTAACCTTAGAGTGGGTTGTAGAGATGATGAAAACTCTTGAACTGTCTTCAAGAAACTACACTCCTTCAGAATTTCAACTTATAATGCCAGTTTCCGTGGTAGATTCAATTCTTAATGTAGCTGCAAGTATCCTTCACAAGGAACCAAACTGCCTGGAAATTGACTGCCATGGAGAAGTTTCAAACGTGGTTATAGTTGGTGACATTCATGGACATTATCATGACTTACTTCATCTATTTGAACTTGCTAATTTTCCATCTGAAAGCCAGTATTACGTTTTTAATGGTAATTATGTGGACAGAGGAGCATGGGGACTCGAGGTCTTTTTGGTTTTATTGGCGTGGAAG ATCTTGATGCCTGATAGAGTATATCTGCTCCGTGGAAATCATGAAACGAGATTTTGTACATCATCCTACGGTTTTGAGAAAGAAGTAAGGACAAAATATGGCGAGCAAGGTGAAAAAGTATATCACAGGTGCTTGGAAACATTTAAGGAACTTCCTTTGGCTGCAATTATTGCTGGAAAAGTATATACGACACATGGAGGGTTATTTCGTAAGCCATGCAATCCTGATGTGCAGAATGACAAGGAAACAAGGACACGGAAGCTGGAGATTGGATCCTTGCAAGACTTATCTAAGCTTGAAAGGTTTTTCGTTGATATTCCAACTAAAGATGAAGATCCAAATATAATATTGGCAGATGTATTGTGGTCAAATCCTTCTAAGGTAGATGGTTTAAGGGAAAATCAAGCCAGAGGAGTAGGTCTATTATGGGGTCCTGATTTTACAGAAGCATTCTTAAAGCTGTCGAATTTAAAG TTGATAATTAGGTCACATGAAGGCCCAGATTCAAGGGATGGTAAGATAGATTTTGATGATATGATAATGGGTTATAGCACAGATCACGACATAGAATCAGGGAAATTATATACTCTATTTAGCGCCCCAGATTTCCCTCAG TTTGGTCAGAAGAGTTACTGTAATGAGGGAGCATATGCTACCTTGAAGCATCCGGATTTTGAAACTCCATCCTTCCATACATTTAAAGCTGTAGATAAACCGAAG ATAGACATTTGCTATTTTGGTTGTGAAGGACATGACTTAGATTTAGATTTGACATTAATG GCTCTAGCTGACGCTGTCTCTTCTAACAACTCTAGTCCTATTGAGATTCATTCAGGGGTTGATTTTGAGGCATTAGGCATATTAAACCCACCTTCTTGGAGCATTACATTGACAGATGATGCTACAGGTACCCAAAATGTTCCGATTCCAAAGGCTCCCGTGGTAGAAGGGCTGCCTCTGCCGCCTAGCATAGAG GAACCTCACAAGGCTGCTTATGAATACTTCTTGGAGCTCATTGCAGGATTGAAATTTATGCTCCAAACAACA GAAAATAAGAACAAGATTCATATTTCTCATCGAAAGAGGAAGAAATGCAATTAG